Proteins from a genomic interval of Paenibacillus sp. FSL H8-0048:
- a CDS encoding sirohydrochlorin chelatase, which yields MVPGVLLISHGSRDQAWVSMVDEAVSHLMLREELPVAVAFLELVEGRLIQDGIDKLEHAGVTDIIVIPLFVSSGSTHVDEIEYALGAKPVPERETDLAPFRVAAKVHYGYPVDDDPDIAQMLWDKLRELSQHPGREMVLLVGHGSRHNGFRQRWEQGISSLAARVREVSGLAAADYGLLNPDSLRSRVEHWQEQGYDVLVAPLFLSEGYFTKVVIPQRLEGLEYAYSGQTLLPHPLLPRWIQRQVEAALQRLET from the coding sequence ATGGTTCCGGGTGTATTGTTAATCAGTCACGGCTCCCGGGATCAGGCCTGGGTGTCGATGGTTGATGAGGCAGTGAGCCATCTCATGCTCCGGGAGGAGCTGCCGGTGGCAGTGGCTTTCCTTGAGCTGGTAGAAGGACGATTGATACAGGATGGAATTGATAAGCTGGAACATGCAGGGGTCACAGATATTATTGTGATCCCCTTGTTTGTTTCTTCCGGCAGTACGCATGTCGATGAGATAGAGTATGCACTGGGCGCTAAGCCGGTTCCTGAGCGGGAGACCGACCTTGCGCCGTTCAGGGTTGCCGCGAAGGTTCATTATGGCTATCCTGTCGATGATGATCCCGATATTGCGCAGATGCTGTGGGATAAGCTTCGGGAACTGTCGCAGCATCCCGGACGGGAGATGGTACTGCTGGTCGGACACGGCAGCAGGCATAACGGCTTCCGGCAGCGCTGGGAGCAGGGAATCTCTTCGCTTGCTGCGCGGGTACGGGAGGTTAGCGGGCTGGCTGCAGCTGATTACGGGCTGTTGAACCCGGACAGCCTGAGAAGCCGGGTGGAGCATTGGCAGGAGCAGGGCTATGATGTGCTGGTGGCTCCGCTTTTTTTGAGTGAGGGGTACTTCACTAAGGTGGTTATTCCGCAGCGGCTTGAGGGGCTTGAGTATGCCTATTCCGGCCAGACACTGCTGCCGCATCCGCTGCTGCCGCGCTGGATTCAGCGGCAGGTGGAAGCAGCGCTCCAGCGCCTGGAGACTTGA
- a CDS encoding YerC/YecD family TrpR-related protein has protein sequence MQLKKLNDKSIDQLFEAILTLKNMEECYVFFDDLCTVNEIQSLSQRLEVARMLGKGSTYNQIEAETGASTATISRVKRCLNYGNDGYKLTLERLGR, from the coding sequence ATGCAGCTAAAGAAGCTAAACGATAAAAGTATCGATCAATTATTTGAGGCTATTTTAACATTGAAAAATATGGAAGAATGCTATGTATTCTTTGATGATTTGTGCACCGTGAACGAAATTCAATCGCTCTCACAGCGCCTTGAGGTTGCGCGGATGCTGGGCAAGGGGTCTACATATAATCAGATTGAAGCCGAGACGGGGGCAAGTACAGCAACAATCTCCCGTGTGAAGCGCTGCCTGAACTATGGCAATGACGGTTATAAGCTTACGCTGGAACGTCTGGGCCGGTAA
- a CDS encoding tyrosine protein kinase, with amino-acid sequence MPQHYYNHSRQQGRSLAEPYNPSPYPGLSAYTPAPLPGEPELLPAYGAEVTETALALPAAEASTAKAGGLLGGLGNLGSLANMEQLKGIVDRMGGIDGIVNTMGKVQKVMQGFSQMAPMVKLVMGGFGKGKGSGAGELAAEEDAALYSPKRRKKRRPAPKRRHTTSKKRKSGGPSSVKRRRS; translated from the coding sequence ATGCCTCAGCATTACTATAATCATTCCCGCCAGCAAGGCCGTTCCCTGGCTGAACCCTACAATCCGTCGCCTTACCCGGGACTATCTGCTTATACACCTGCCCCGCTTCCCGGAGAACCTGAGCTGCTGCCTGCTTATGGTGCTGAAGTCACCGAGACGGCACTCGCGCTCCCTGCTGCAGAAGCTTCTACCGCGAAGGCCGGAGGCCTCCTGGGCGGACTCGGCAATCTTGGAAGTCTGGCGAATATGGAACAGCTCAAGGGAATCGTTGACCGGATGGGCGGTATTGACGGAATAGTCAACACCATGGGCAAGGTGCAGAAGGTGATGCAGGGCTTCTCACAGATGGCTCCGATGGTGAAGCTAGTGATGGGCGGCTTCGGCAAAGGCAAGGGAAGCGGAGCGGGAGAGCTCGCCGCCGAGGAGGATGCAGCCCTCTATAGCCCCAAACGGCGCAAAAAAAGACGCCCCGCCCCGAAGCGCCGCCATACCACCTCCAAAAAGCGTAAATCCGGCGGGCCTTCCTCCGTTAAGCGCCGCCGTTCCTAA
- the corA gene encoding magnesium/cobalt transporter CorA yields the protein MIRTLAVTHTGEVLTDLQLQDIILDDYSWIWADFAMPTEEETLRLDTYFHFHPLAIEDCMHVLQRPKLDYYEDVQFFVLHSLNERTLEAEEIDLFLSPKFLVSYHHQDKPEMEEAWQMVKAEIHSRKGWSGGPMAAAYTVMDKLVDRYFPSLYTLEDELADLESQGGNESVEELMSQVFNVRGRLLKLRRTIVPMRDLMYRIVNSQHVQSNGEERVYFGDIYDHLLKLTDMIEVDREMTADLRDSYISLNSNRMNSIMKTLTVITTVFMPLTLIAGIYGMNFRVMPELEWKYSYFAVLLLMLVLGIGMFGWFRRSGWFK from the coding sequence ATGATACGAACACTTGCCGTAACGCATACAGGTGAAGTACTGACCGATCTGCAGCTTCAGGATATCATCCTGGATGATTATTCCTGGATCTGGGCGGATTTCGCTATGCCGACGGAGGAAGAAACCTTGAGGCTGGACACCTATTTTCATTTTCACCCGCTGGCGATTGAAGATTGTATGCATGTCTTGCAGCGGCCGAAGCTGGATTATTACGAGGATGTGCAGTTCTTCGTGCTGCATTCGCTGAATGAGCGGACGCTGGAGGCTGAAGAGATCGACCTGTTCCTCAGCCCGAAGTTCCTCGTCTCCTACCATCATCAGGACAAGCCGGAGATGGAGGAAGCGTGGCAGATGGTCAAAGCTGAGATTCATAGCCGCAAGGGCTGGTCGGGCGGGCCGATGGCCGCTGCTTATACCGTGATGGACAAGCTGGTCGACAGGTATTTCCCGTCCCTGTATACGCTGGAGGATGAACTCGCGGATCTGGAGAGCCAGGGCGGTAACGAATCGGTGGAAGAGCTGATGAGCCAAGTCTTCAATGTGCGCGGAAGGCTGCTGAAGCTGCGGCGGACAATTGTGCCAATGCGTGATCTGATGTACCGGATTGTCAATTCGCAGCATGTACAGAGTAACGGGGAGGAACGGGTCTACTTCGGCGATATCTACGATCACCTGCTGAAGCTGACCGACATGATTGAAGTTGACCGGGAAATGACCGCCGACCTGCGTGACAGCTATATCTCGCTCAACTCCAACCGGATGAATTCCATCATGAAGACACTCACGGTGATTACCACGGTATTCATGCCGCTGACGCTGATCGCCGGAATCTATGGAATGAACTTCAGGGTGATGCCGGAGCTGGAATGGAAATACAGCTATTTCGCAGTGCTGCTGCTTATGCTGGTGCTGGGAATCGGAATGTTCGGCTGGTTCCGGCGGAGCGGCTGGTTTAAGTAA
- a CDS encoding response regulator, giving the protein MPLSFCIVDDDASARRMLQHIIEDSGLGEVTGTAASGQEGVALILSETPDIVLMDLLMPDQDGIETILSLQAQGCRSKFVMISQIENGDMVSRAYRSGIEFFIRKPINKIEVESVLYKVNERYAMGRYLDEIKLTLGKLEGLQFGLPQLPPGKRTVKEIVQPILMNMGMISENGSRDIITIMELAVAEGKSGSLPSLKELYELTAAKYRPVPAEAAKEVKAIEQRLRRALAAGLTSLASIGLTDYGNPKFEHYAPLYFDFEEVRLKMKEIEQGRDSGKVKVNIKKFLQVLHLEVLEGLGR; this is encoded by the coding sequence ATGCCGCTATCATTCTGTATTGTAGATGACGACGCGTCGGCGAGAAGAATGCTGCAGCATATTATTGAGGACAGCGGGCTTGGTGAGGTGACGGGTACTGCAGCGAGCGGACAGGAAGGGGTTGCTCTGATCCTGAGCGAGACCCCGGACATTGTGCTGATGGATCTGCTGATGCCGGACCAGGACGGGATTGAGACTATCCTCTCTCTTCAGGCACAGGGCTGCCGCTCCAAATTCGTCATGATCTCGCAGATTGAGAACGGGGATATGGTCAGCCGCGCCTACAGGAGCGGAATTGAATTCTTCATCCGCAAGCCGATCAATAAGATTGAAGTCGAATCTGTTCTATATAAAGTGAATGAACGTTACGCCATGGGCCGTTATCTGGATGAGATCAAGCTGACGCTGGGCAAGCTGGAGGGCCTGCAGTTCGGACTGCCGCAGCTGCCGCCGGGCAAGCGGACCGTTAAGGAAATTGTCCAGCCGATTCTGATGAATATGGGCATGATTTCGGAGAATGGCAGCCGTGATATTATCACGATCATGGAACTGGCGGTAGCGGAAGGGAAGAGCGGAAGTCTTCCATCCCTGAAGGAACTGTATGAGCTGACTGCTGCCAAGTACAGACCGGTGCCTGCGGAGGCAGCCAAAGAGGTCAAGGCTATCGAACAGCGTCTGCGCCGCGCCTTGGCGGCGGGTCTGACAAGTCTCGCGTCCATCGGTCTGACGGATTACGGGAATCCGAAGTTCGAGCATTATGCGCCGCTGTATTTCGACTTTGAAGAGGTGCGCCTGAAGATGAAGGAGATTGAACAGGGCCGGGATAGCGGCAAGGTGAAGGTGAACATTAAGAAATTCCTGCAGGTGCTGCATCTGGAGGTGCTGGAAGGCTTGGGCCGCTAA